A genomic window from Gossypium hirsutum isolate 1008001.06 chromosome D12, Gossypium_hirsutum_v2.1, whole genome shotgun sequence includes:
- the LOC107917524 gene encoding zinc finger protein SHOOT GRAVITROPISM 5, whose product MLDKTATVSALPFSSDLLSLTPLDNGKRKRKPPGTPDPEAEVVSLSPQTLLESDRYVCEICNQGFQRDQNLQMHRRRHKVPWKLVKSETQEVVKKKVYVCPEPSCLHHNPCHALGDLVGIKKHFRRKHSLNKQWVCDKCFKGYAVQSDYKAHLKTCGTKGHSCDCGRVFSRVESFIEHQDICSVRGVQHQFQALQYSRLTSSTTPSIDANFSLSPPLPIPKSTGTLELQLLPSSSTHLWSWRNSDSASLLKLSIGSTEGNGRETAMEATRLKEFASEQLKLAMREKTHAEKAREEAKREIEMAELEFASAKRIKQQAENELEKALVLKHQATKKITATIMQITCQACRNRFITSMAAVPAADETSLAMSYMSSATTEGEGE is encoded by the exons ATGTTGGATAAAACTGCTACTGTTTCTGCACTTCCATTCTCCTCTGATCTTCTCAGTCTCACTCCTCTTGATAatggcaaaagaaaaagaaagccacCCGGTACCCCAG atCCAGAAGCAGAAGTGGTTTCTTTATCTCCGCAAACATTGCTTGAATCGGACAGGTATGTATGTGAGATCTGCAACCAAGGGTTTCAACGAGACCAGAACCTTCAAATGCATAGGAGAAGGCACAAAGTGCCATGGAAGTTGGTGAAAAGTGAAACACAAGAGGTGGTGAAGAAGAAGGTATATGTGTGCCCCGAGCCAAGTTGCTTGCACCACAACCCTTGCCATGCCCTGGGAGATCTGGTTGGGATAAAGAAGCATTTCAGAAGAAAGCATAGCCTTAACAAACAGTGGGTTTGTGATAAGTGCTTTAAAGGCTATGCTGTTCAGTCTGATTATAAGGCTCATCTCAAGACTTGTGGTACCAAAGGTCATTCCTGTGACTGTGGCCGTGTTTTTTCCAG GGTGGAGAGTTTCATTGAGCACCAAGATATTTGCAGTGTTAGAGGAGTTCAACATCAATTCCAGGCGTTGCAGTACTCTCGACTGACTTCAAGCACCACTCCGTCGATCGATGCAAACTTTAGCTTATCCCCACCATTGCCGATACCAAAATCAACTGGGACTCTTGAACTTCAGCTTCTACCATCATCAAGCACTCACTTGTGGTCATGGAGGAACTCGGATAGCGCGAGTCTTTTAAAACTATCTATAGGGTCAACTGAAGGTAATGGGCGTGAAACAGCAATGGAAGCGACTAGGTTGAAAGAGTTTGCAAGTGAGCAGCTGAAGTTAGCCATGAGGGAGAAAACACATGCTGAAAAGGCTAGAGAGGAAGCGAAAAGGGAGATTGAGATGGCTGAGCTTGAGTTTGCAAGTGCTAAGAGGATAAAGCAACAAGCGGAAAATGAACTTGAGAAAGCTCTAGTGTTGAAACATCAAGCCACAAAGAAGATAACTGCAACCATCATGCAGATCACTTGTCAAGCTTGTAGGAATCGATTCATAACATCAATGGCAGCGGTTCCTGCAGCTGATGAAACCTCGCTTGCAATGAGTTATATGTCGTCAGCCACAACAGAGGGGGAAGGAGAgtga